The following are encoded together in the Cynocephalus volans isolate mCynVol1 chromosome 4, mCynVol1.pri, whole genome shotgun sequence genome:
- the ATP5MG gene encoding ATP synthase subunit g, mitochondrial isoform X1 — protein sequence MAQFVRNLAEKAPALVNAAVTYSKPRLATFWYYAKVELTPPTPAEIPTAIQSLKKVVNSAQTGSFKQLTVKEAVLNGLVATEVWMWFYIGEIIGKRGIIGYNV from the exons ATGGCCCAATTTGTCCGTAACCTCGCGGAGAAGGCCCCTGCGCTGGTGAACG ctgCTGTGACTTACTCGAAGCCTCGATTGGCCACATTTTGGTACTATGCCAAGGTTGAGCTGACTCCTCCAACCCCTGCTGAGATCCCTACAGCTATTCAGAGCCTGAAAAAAGTAGTAAATAGTGCTCAAACTGGTAGCTTTAAACAGCTCACAGTTAAG GAAGCTGTGCTGAATGGTTTGGTGGCCACTGAGGTGTGGATGTGGTTTTATATCGGAGAGATCATAGGCAAACGTGGCATCATTGGCTATAATGTTTGA
- the ATP5MG gene encoding ATP synthase subunit g, mitochondrial isoform X2, giving the protein MGYKPLTLALTSAVTYSKPRLATFWYYAKVELTPPTPAEIPTAIQSLKKVVNSAQTGSFKQLTVKEAVLNGLVATEVWMWFYIGEIIGKRGIIGYNV; this is encoded by the exons atgggatacaaacccttgaccttggcgttaacgt ctgCTGTGACTTACTCGAAGCCTCGATTGGCCACATTTTGGTACTATGCCAAGGTTGAGCTGACTCCTCCAACCCCTGCTGAGATCCCTACAGCTATTCAGAGCCTGAAAAAAGTAGTAAATAGTGCTCAAACTGGTAGCTTTAAACAGCTCACAGTTAAG GAAGCTGTGCTGAATGGTTTGGTGGCCACTGAGGTGTGGATGTGGTTTTATATCGGAGAGATCATAGGCAAACGTGGCATCATTGGCTATAATGTTTGA